The Periplaneta americana isolate PAMFEO1 chromosome 1, P.americana_PAMFEO1_priV1, whole genome shotgun sequence DNA segment accatgtcacttccgtcttgaacaggtttcactgtaaaagTCTTATTGGGAGACTGTAAAATGTAGTAATGTCTAGAGGAACGATTTTATGAAAACACGAAATGTATTAATATGAGTCATGATGAGATTATAGTAATGGTAAAGGCAGATGATGGACGAATTCTTTGCAGTTCtgtcgtggctaacgagaaagacaggctatggcGTGGccatcacattcttagtcataacatggccaacattgaacaaatttatatgtaaatcacatttaacatgagtttaatatagaaattcctttgtttttttagaactttgaacctgtatttatattaggcaatTGTCAAGATGGcgatgactagaccatgataaccacatGACTCCAATTTGTGCCGAGCCTGTCTTTTTTGTTAGCCACAAGTTCTGTGCACTTTGATTACAAGAGCACAAGGGAGGAGCATGTGGGAATAtgcaataatatttacatttcctGAAGTTTCGGGAAtgcataacattaaaaataataatgatgatgattacaataatgataatggtgatgacaaagatgataatggtgataatgataatgatactatgaaataatgatgatagtagtgatggtaataataatgaagatgtccacacctgtggagtaacggtcatcacgtctggctgtgaaaccaggtggcccgggttcgattcccagtcggggcaagttacctggttgaggtttttccggggttttccctcaacccaataggagcaaatgctgggtaactttcggtgctggaccccggactcatttcaccggcattatcaccttcatatcattcagacgctaaataacctagatgttgatacagcgtcgtaaaataacccaaaaaaaataaaaataatgaagatgataatgataatactaatgaaataataatgatgaaataataattatgatgataatatcctccagatatggagagtagctacgaatatattgaataagcaatcgcggacagccgataagaggtgATCCTCCAACTTGGAGGTTGGGCAtaaggctaacaacccatcaccgtcaAAAATAGCTTCTTACGAAACCACAACATAAGCTTCGGAATGGGATTTATTCTCTGGCCTTCCATGTTACCCAgattccttttttcttttaattgtggcagtgtatgtatatacagtactGAACAATAACAATGTTTTTAAAAGTCAATTACACactgtactactgggtgttcatttcaaagtgtgtcatgacgtcactgttgttgggtcaccgatttgaagcgagtttcagcttatatgttagagaagttgcctattatttaaggcgttcttcaatctgatcttgagaacgtgtacggtataacttgaacgtcgtagcaatagatggcggtctgtatggtctgtgtgctaccataacctctttcgaactgtgttttgcgccggcaagtcgtacgcagggtatttgttatcatcggttgcatacggtaacatttcacaacacaaatcaaatgctccgtgtccatgttgaccgtcgaagttaatgtcaacaaatacgtaagtaatcgtcttaaccctctccccatatcctgacagtacatatttccaaaagttcacattcctgccactaccagcgttaccgtacgtatcggtacatactcttcagaatgaacactgtacttgctaggcaacttctttgcctcataggttatacacctctgcggaagtgtaggaagtttGAATTCTCTAGtctcatcggctagccatatgacggcatacagcgagccatgacacattttgaactgaacacccaatatattatgaataaaaactcGTTTATTATGTACATATCAGTAACGTCTTTTTTCATTACTGGGTCCGACCTATGTCCCTTTAAGATTACAGGTTCAAAAACCACATAGCGCTCTTGCTGTCCTTATTATCCGGATTTTTGCTTATCCAGATTGCTCTCGGCTCATATAATCTGGATAATTAGGACTCTACTGTAAAATTAACTGAGCAGCAATTTCATTACTGTATGTTAGCCTACTATTAATTCGATTTTGTATCCTGGCAACTAGGTACGATACAATGTATCCCAAAAATTTGAACAGTTCTTGGATAGGAATCTATGCCTGCCAGTGCTGAACTGATGTCATATAGGATGTAAAATAAATCCAATCTTTTGAAGTTGGTACCAAGATTTTCAACAGTGTTCGCATGCTTATCTTTAACACGTTTGTATTCGAAATCATAGCACTAAGTTTAAATGATTGGATGTTTTAATATAATAAGTATTACAGCACATCAGTTTGGTGTCAGTGATTGTGAGTTCCTATTCAAGATTATTGTTGTAATCAGCAGTGTTTTTGCATTGTGATATAAATCTAATAATATTGAATGCATCTTACGATTAACaactaaaatgttgttgttgcCGTTATTCTGTCGTTAACTCTCTTGCTGTCCATtatttttcacacacacacacactaaaatattgaaaactgccaaattacacataatattatatttaaaagtaattCGTAGTCTCTAACAGAATTCATGATATGTTCACCATTATACTATTTTGACTTCctctgtaaatattttttaagtttgaGTCAAATCTTTTGAGACACTTGTAGATTATGATCATGCTACTCGACATAATTGACTTCAGTGTTCAATTGTGATATTAATAcaagttaaaatgtaattaataataaaatgaacttaacagccaTTTTCTAGTGTGAatgatgtaattactttacagAAACTGAAACAGACATTGACAAACAATAATCGCAGCTCTGCGACAAGCAAAGATGTGTCTGCAAAATCACCACCTGTGAAGGTAAGTACACTTGTACAAAACCCCGTAGAAGTAAATCTTGTTACTGTTATGTAAACATCCTATTGCCGGTAACTTCTCATCAAAAATGACTGAAATTTAATCCCAGGCAAATTTCCTCAGAGTATTTTAGTTTTGCTCTATAATTTTCTTTCTGccatatcatcatcaacatcatctgtGATTAGTTTCCAGGTTTAATCGAACATAATATTGTTTCCACCCCTCTCCACCGACTTCACAGTTCATTTACTATTTGGCTTCAGATATGCGGCAGCTATTTTTTGTTTTGCtcactatcatatcccacttcatattgtgcatgtgtgtgtgttttttaacaTACATAACACGTAACTCATAATACGTATAAATATAATACatgcattaccggttgttctgtatggttgtgaaacttggactctcactttgagagaggaacagagattaagggtgtttgaacattaggttcttaggaaaatatttggggctaagagggatgaagttgcaggagaatggagaaagttacacaatacagagctgcacgcattgtattcattacctgacataattaggaacattaaatccagacgtttgagatgggcagggcatgtagcacgtatgggcgaatccagaaatgcatacagagtgttagttgggaggccagcgggaaaaagacctttggggaggccgagacgtagatgggaagataatattaaaatggatttgaggaaggtgggatatgatggtagagactggattaatcttgctcaggatagggatcaatggcgggcttatgtgagggtggcaatgaaccttcgggttccttaaaagccagtaagtaagtacatgcaTGTGAAAGTATATCAGATGAGTTGGTTATGTTATAAAAATTTGGTTTAAATTTCTTACATTCATGTGAGATAATAATGCCATAAATCGAAGGACATACGAACTTTAAAATCCTAGCAAAATTCTAAAACACTCATTGTGCACTCATaaacagtgaattaaaaaaagaaaacttaagCAAAGACCTATAGTAGAAATAGACAACTTAcaacattttgcactggtgtgtacTTTGGGGTAGGGTTGTGACAAGAGTGGGAATTGGGTGAAAAGAAATATGCATGCCCAAGCAGACTTTTTCCTGCATGGctactaccactgccaccaccacgACTACTACTACATTCCCCTGTTTGTTTCTTCATATTTCTGTTGAGTGCAGAATGACGAAGCTTTTAGATATCAGCAATGCTTGATAACAGAAGAAATTCTGTTATCAGATAGAAGCCAGCAAGACAGCTCCAGAAAACCAAACTACAAGTTCTTCCCGTGCAGCCCCAGCAAGACGGTCCTCCTCGTCCAGTGTGGGGGATGATGCAGGAGAGAAGCGCCAGAAGTTTCTAGAGAGAAATAGGTACTGTCTAAGGACATGTAGATTCTTTGTTAGACTAGCCATCCTGTCACATTCTTGAGAAACatcactaaaaaaattaataatacttagAATGCTTAAATTTGGTACTTTAatttaggataggttaggttcaGAGACAGTGTGTTACAGTTAGAGATCACAGAATTTCTCATTTACTTTGGAAAAAattagcaataaaatatattttgtgcgagatcgtgtgtatttgcttggtttccgcacaaaaccaatccacggtaagtctaaaattccacattcagtattcccaacctaacacacataacaatttccctcttcttaccgcttaagtgacatattgattttactgctttaggcttttaacatattatttttagagacgttcaatatagtaataattataaattggaaacttactactgcaatttcacctaaattgcactgttaattattgtttttaaatatttgcaaaaattaagtaaactctacaactccactaaagttactggattcgtgatgcaagtaacattaaggaagccgtgaaaaaatcaacaagattccagatgccgatgatattactgcaatatgttatataaataatattgttaaaatattaaaatgaaaaataaatcattacataaccttactgtttgttttaagttcgcattatggactggggggaaaaaaagacagatgtatatcacggcttgctggagtatagtaaacacagaaaacattttaaagcaacaatgttgaagataaatatttttgttttacaaatttgccgtcgttgaacagaaaccaagatggagatttcattgcaactaattagaaattcctctttcaggtatgtaataaacgatcttcgcacaaaataatgtatgatacacgagcggtatgttttctttcaattcttggaaattaaaaaagctcaactacgtttcgctttttcaaactttacctcgaacatgaaaacttcaacatactgctcttgtaacgcttATTACTATTGCATTTTATCgcgaaataattgtaatattattgcaAATATTGTGCAGAGCGGCTGCCATGCGATGCCGGGAGAAACGGAAAACTTGGATTCAGGAGCTAGAAAGGCGAGCAGAGGAGATGCTCACAACAAACCATCAGCTACAGTCAGAGGTTGCATCACTAAGGGCAGAAGTAGCACAGCTCAAAACTCTCCTGCTGGCTCACAAGGACTGTCCAGTCACTCAGGCCATGGCACAAGGTAACCCTAATATATAGTGCCAGATATGGCATAAGGTCTGGTCTGTGTTGTCCTTTCAACAGTCACTGCCACTGAAAAGAAGTATTGGAAAACAAAGCTAATGGCTTTTGCCAAATGCTTGGCATTAGACaacatattatataacatattaaatgcctattattgtaattagaaaattatattagaaGTGATTATAATGCATGAATACCGGTAGCTGTTTTAGGTAAATgtgtacaaaattaattacatctgtTTGTGTGCAATCCAAAAAACGAAAAGTTAACTTCTTTGGGGCATAGTAAATGATTTATGCATCTTTTTTGAACAATATTTgaagaaagtaaattaaaaacattactattcacaacatgataaaaCTACTACATTTTTCTGAAACATATAGTGAGAAAatacctatactgttttcgctgtaagaaaaatcctaatgtaaacataaacacgttgctgtcatacccgtgattggctcccagccaAAACACTCACatggcgcaggaaaatatagttcgtatttagAAACCACaatcttatattatttgaaaataaaaaattgaattctagttgttaaatatgatgaaacatatgactttactcatatgtaaaacgatatgtaaaagaaaagctacttttatattttgttatgtactatgaacgcggatgaatacctaCAGTAATACTGAggcagtctgttcttgtaacaagctggtgtcacttgagctcgtagttgttcacgtaagcacgtggtactgaagtatggcttctgtatcctcaactgtccattgtgaagacataagacttaaaaataatttaattacagtaattataaagtaaatgtctcCTAAGAAAACgagtgcatagtagtgaggttgggcctacttgacgagtaagaGGAAATGTttgacatgaaacagaatgtacaacagtaggcgggaatacGTACTGAGAATATATGGCACCAAACAACGGCCAATGAagtctcacttcagtcacgtgctattgtttatattaggatttttcttacagcgaaaagattatatatgTATCTCATTTTTTGTGATGTTCTTGTTTTGGTATTTGTTTCTGTCTTAATGAGAGTTAATTTTATGACGTATGAATTATATTAGTAATTcctttgtaatataatattactagAGTTGTTGTAGTTGGGGTATCCATTTAAAAATATCATGGTCgtcttttaaattttgttttgtttgagGAAAAGGATGCAAATAGAAAATAGAAGTTGTCATGCCCAATAAATAAATCACTGAATCATCCTTGACGAGATTGACACTATTGTATCTTGCCAGGTTCCAGTGTTCCGGCACAATCTGCAGTACAACCTCAGATAATCAATGTTACTCTCCCAATTCAACCAAACACAAATGGCTTACTGCCATCTACGCAGACCAACACATCTAACCCTGTTGTCCAGCAGCATGCCTCCACAGTGCCTCATAACCAGCTGATCCTCGTCAACGGATCTTCTAACCTCAAGAGAGTGTCCAGCGAACCCATCATCACTCCAAAAAAGAAATTGGTCAACAATCAAGGCTCTCCTATTATACGTCAAGCGTTACTACTTCCATCAACACAGGCTGAGAGCATCCGTGTCATCAACAGCAGTGCAGTGAAAACAACTACCACCAACAAAATTCCTCAGACATCAGCTAGTGTCACGGTGACTTCCATGCCAACAGTGCCATCTGGTGTCCTTGTTACGAACCCTATTATAACAACGCCAGTAACTGTACCGGCAAATCAGCTAGCTATATCAgctgttatacagaactctggaAATTACCAGCAGACTTTTATAGTACCAAAAATCTGTCTTCCAACATCTGTAACCCCTGTTGTAACAGATGTTGAGAGGATTATTCAGGGTAATTCTGAACTGCAAAAAAAGACAAGTGATGATGAGATAGGGTCACATGTGATAAAAATTAACCCTAACGTGTTAAGGAAGTCCACCGACAGTGTACTATCAAGTGATCTGTCAACAAGCATGCCAGCAAGTGATGCAGACAGTGATATTGAAATAATCACCGAGGTCAGATCAGAAAATGAAAGGTGAGGGTTACTTGATACAGTCGTTAAGTTTATAATTGTTAATCATGACACCTTCAGTCTGTTTTGTTGGTTGTTGTTATATTTGAGGACCCGTCCTCTATCCAGCCTCGAATATGCTGCATCTTATTGACTTTCTTTGCTTGCTTTCGTTTGTAcacttttcctatttttttttatcagaaatCTCTGCAGTTTCACTTTACATTAGAGCTCTGTGTATCAATGTATCCAGAGTAGCGCATTTGTTTTTCGGGCTGTTTGTTGATATACAGCAGATTGGTTTACGTGACCTCTGCCACCATTATTCTCCTAAAACTAGTGGAAAGAAAGCATGTGAATGCATGGACAAAgcaattaagttttaatttttttatgtatttataaactTTTACTTCTAGAAACATTTAACTGAAAACAAATTCGAAAGCAGGCGTGCTAATGGTTTGAAAACTGAAACCAATTGTTGTGTCATCTATGTATTTTATACGTATTTCTGTAAGAAGTAAATATAAGAGTGCGAGTGGGCACATAAAACCGGCCACGAACCTGAAAATACAGTTAACAGTTTTTTTAGTATTATACATTTGAGCTGCATTTTCAGTACACGTTTGTCTTCATTTTTACCCTTTTACAGTATTGTTATGTATTCGAATTGGTTGCTACCAGCCTTGATGCATTTT contains these protein-coding regions:
- the Atf-2 gene encoding cyclic AMP-dependent transcription factor ATF-2 isoform X1; translation: MEEDDKPFACSFAGCNMRFTNEDHLTVHKKKHDMVLNLGNGQKNVFVADQTPTPTRFIRNCEEVGLFQDLQNVNPFEETFRKAVEAAKTGVGSLHEVDTLSVHTGADDTLHTPHVFPHIIEDSTSNSSSAYKTVPTALISSTSVITGNGRNKSSDDCTSPAQRQDLDQLLHPTSTTEEGNFITPDILEERRVVDTDDMVVELSSTTKVVRQEADTSQHKVIVQQDACRQIITSNAESKNGISVGILNRETSTVTASQTLSSAGGNTVQLLLRMPDGKLLQLSALPVEQVAPTGGNVLVQLSQAESQSVPSQNSSVVFSQRPAAVATRVPVITPEADKNVATPTKTTTPTKQSSGLSLAKLKLKQTLTNNNRSSATSKDVSAKSPPVKIEASKTAPENQTTSSSRAAPARRSSSSSVGDDAGEKRQKFLERNRAAAMRCREKRKTWIQELERRAEEMLTTNHQLQSEVASLRAEVAQLKTLLLAHKDCPVTQAMAQGSSVPAQSAVQPQIINVTLPIQPNTNGLLPSTQTNTSNPVVQQHASTVPHNQLILVNGSSNLKRVSSEPIITPKKKLVNNQGSPIIRQALLLPSTQAESIRVINSSAVKTTTTNKIPQTSASVTVTSMPTVPSGVLVTNPIITTPVTVPANQLAISAVIQNSGNYQQTFIVPKICLPTSVTPVVTDVERIIQGNSELQKKTSDDEIGSHVIKINPNVLRKSTDSVLSSDLSTSMPASDADSDIEIITEVRSENESAALGVPWEANYHQMMVNGTIVECQ